A segment of the Neisseria chenwenguii genome:
GTTTTGAAGTATTGCGCCGCATCGCGCACGGCGAAGAGGCCGAGCGTTTGGGGCGTTCAGACGGCATGGGCGAAGACGGGGAAGTTTCAGACGGCAAGAAAGACGCGCTGGAAAGCTATACCGTCAACCTCAATGACGAAGTCAAAGCAGGGCGCATCGACCCTCTGATCGGGCGCAAACAGGAAATGGAACGGCTGGTGCAGATTCTCTGCCGCCGCCGCAAAAACAATCCGCTGCTGGTTGGCGAGGCGGGAGTGGGAAAAACCGCGCTGGCCGAGGGTTTGGCGCATCAGATTGTCAACGGCGAAGTGCCCGAAACGCTCGCCGGCGCAGAAGTCTATGCGCTCGATATGGGCGCGCTGCTGGCGGGTACGAAATACCGCGGCGATTTTGAAGCGCGGGTAAAGGCCGTCTTAAAACGGCTGGAAGAAGTGCCGCAGGCGGTATTGTTTGTCGATGAAATCCACACCATTATCGGTGCGGGCAGCACCACGGGCGGTACGATGGATGCGTCCAACCTGCTCAAACCTGCGTTGGCCAAAGGCGAGCTGCGCTGCATCGGTGCGACTACTTACGATGAGTTCCGCACCATTTTCAGCAAAGACCACGCCTTGAGCCGCCGTTTCCAAAAAATAGACGTAACCGAGCCGACGGTGGACGAAACCGTGCAAATCCTGCGCGGCTTGAAACCGGTGTTTGAAGATTTCCATCAAGTCCGCTACACCAACGGTGCGCTGGAGGCCGCCGCCGAGCTGTCCGCCCGCTACATCAACGAGCGTTTCCTGCCCGATAAAGCCATTGATATTGTTGACGAAGCAGGCGCTGCGCAGCGGATTCTGCCCAAATCCAAACAGAAAAAAGTCATCGGCAAGGCGCAGATTGAAGCCGTGGTCGCCAAAGTCGCCCGCATTCCCGAAAAAACCGTTTCCCATGACGACAAACAGGTTTTGCAGTTCCTTGCCCGCGATTTGAAAAACATGGTGTACGGGCAGGACGCCGCCATCGACGCGCTGGTTGCCGCCGTCAAAATGTCGCGTTCGGGGCTGGGGCTGCCCGACAAGCCCATCGGCAGCTTCTTATTTTCCGGCCCCACCGGCGTGGGTAAAACCGAAGTTGCCCGCCAGCTCGCCTTTTCCCTCGGCGTGACGCTGCAACGCTTTGATATGTCGGAATATATGGAACGCCACGCCGTTTCCCGCCTGATCGGCGCGCCGCCGGGCTACGTCGGCTTCGAACAGGGCGGCCTGTTGACCGAAGCGGCCAACAAACACCCGCATTGCGTGTTGCTGCTCGATGAAATCGAAAAAGCCCACCCCGACATTTTCAACGTCTTGCTGCAAGTTATGGATGCAGGCAAGCTGACTGATAACAACGGCAAAAGCGCGGATTTCCGCAACGTTGTGCTGATTATGACCACCAATGCCGGCGCCGAAAGCCTCAGCCGTCCGACCATGGGCTTCACCAACAAACACGAGCGCGGCGACGAAATGCAGGCGGTCAACAAACTCTTCACGCCCGAGTTCCGCAACCGCTTGGACGCCGTCATCCCGTTTGCCCCGCTGGACGAAACTGTGATTGCCAAAGTGGTGGACAAATTCCTGCTTCAGCTCGAAAAACAGCTTCTCGACCGCAAAGTCGAAGCCGAATTTACTCCCTCCCTGCGCAAATATCTGGCCGAAAAAGGTTTCGACCCGCAAATGGGCGCCCGCCCGATGAACCGCCTGATTCAGGAAAAAATCCGCAAAGTTCTGGCCGACGAACTGCTGTTCGGCAGACTGGCGGACGGTGGAAAAGTCCGCATCGGTTACGATAAAAAACGCGATGAAGCGGTGTTGGAATTTGAAAACGAGGCTGTGGAAGCATGAAGCCGAAAGCGTGAAAATGAAAAGGCCGTCTGAAAATTTTCAGACGGCCTTTGTTTGACTGGTGGAGGCGGGGGGAATTGAACCCCCGTCCGAAAGTCCTCTACAAAGCGTTCTACATACTTAGTCTTGCCTATTTGAAATCTTATTTCCGCGCCGCCGACAGACAGGCTGTTTGGAAACCAGTTACCTTAAATCTTATTCCCTGCCAAGTAACCCGACAGGAAACCAGTCAATGTAAGATGACGTTGCGGTAGCTTGCGCTACACAGCCCATTGACCGACTGCTGCAACGGCAGGCCTTAAGCGGCCAGTGCGTAAGTTTCGTCGTTTGCGACTATTTTGGTTCAGTGTTTTACGGGAATCTGAGACCCCGGTATGCCCGCATCTGCTTCGCAACCCCCGTCGAAACCAAGATCGCCCCCAGATTTCGCAGACCGGCTTGATTACTGCATGAGGCCTGCTTAGGAAAAACGGATTATACGCAGGTTTCCCCGCTTTGCCAACGCGCAAGAGGCCGTCTGAAAAAGGTTTTTCGCTTGTCGCAAAAAGGTTTAAACTTTGGGGCGTTCGGTAAATTCACGATATTTTTCAGACGGCCTGAAACAGGAAATCCCTTATGTATGATGTCAACACCCACGATGTGCGCCGTTTTTTTGCCCATGTCTGGCAACAG
Coding sequences within it:
- the clpA gene encoding ATP-dependent Clp protease ATP-binding subunit ClpA — encoded protein: MISPELERILQQLYAEARGRRYEFIGIEHLLLVLLERDDDVPVVLKQCGADLALLESQLADSVAENTPEIPESLLDSTETQPTLGFQRVIQRAMVHAQSAGKTSVEPLDILVSIMSEADSHAVYFLKLQSVTRFEVLRRIAHGEEAERLGRSDGMGEDGEVSDGKKDALESYTVNLNDEVKAGRIDPLIGRKQEMERLVQILCRRRKNNPLLVGEAGVGKTALAEGLAHQIVNGEVPETLAGAEVYALDMGALLAGTKYRGDFEARVKAVLKRLEEVPQAVLFVDEIHTIIGAGSTTGGTMDASNLLKPALAKGELRCIGATTYDEFRTIFSKDHALSRRFQKIDVTEPTVDETVQILRGLKPVFEDFHQVRYTNGALEAAAELSARYINERFLPDKAIDIVDEAGAAQRILPKSKQKKVIGKAQIEAVVAKVARIPEKTVSHDDKQVLQFLARDLKNMVYGQDAAIDALVAAVKMSRSGLGLPDKPIGSFLFSGPTGVGKTEVARQLAFSLGVTLQRFDMSEYMERHAVSRLIGAPPGYVGFEQGGLLTEAANKHPHCVLLLDEIEKAHPDIFNVLLQVMDAGKLTDNNGKSADFRNVVLIMTTNAGAESLSRPTMGFTNKHERGDEMQAVNKLFTPEFRNRLDAVIPFAPLDETVIAKVVDKFLLQLEKQLLDRKVEAEFTPSLRKYLAEKGFDPQMGARPMNRLIQEKIRKVLADELLFGRLADGGKVRIGYDKKRDEAVLEFENEAVEA